One part of the Bacteroidia bacterium genome encodes these proteins:
- a CDS encoding haloalkane dehalogenase, protein MSKVISSDFPFESKYLEVKGSKIHYVEEGSGDPILFLHGNPTSSYLWRNIIPYLSTKGRCIAPDLIGMGKSDKPDLNYGFFDTYEYVEAFIEKMGLRNITLVIHDWGSACGFHYANTHRDNIKGIVFMESVLDAFEWKQVPLDVRISFRIMRTAGIGWLFVNLANLFIKKMLPDLIKRELSPEEKAYYAAPYKSISSRKPLRRWPEDVPLGGRPRDVHAIVKRYNEWLQQSELPKLFFYASPGTANKTETVKWVQEHLPNTQTIYLGEGFHFVQEDHPHKIGEETANWYDSL, encoded by the coding sequence ATGAGTAAAGTCATTTCATCTGACTTTCCTTTCGAATCCAAATATCTGGAAGTGAAAGGAAGCAAGATTCACTATGTCGAAGAAGGAAGCGGAGATCCTATTTTATTCCTTCATGGCAATCCTACTTCTTCTTATCTCTGGAGAAATATCATCCCATACCTTTCGACTAAAGGAAGGTGTATTGCGCCTGATCTCATTGGTATGGGGAAATCAGACAAACCAGATCTTAATTATGGTTTTTTTGATACCTATGAATACGTTGAGGCATTTATAGAGAAAATGGGCTTACGAAATATTACCCTGGTAATTCATGATTGGGGTTCAGCCTGTGGCTTTCATTATGCCAATACACACAGAGACAATATCAAGGGAATAGTTTTTATGGAAAGTGTGTTGGATGCCTTTGAGTGGAAACAGGTTCCCCTGGATGTACGGATTTCCTTTCGCATAATGCGCACAGCAGGCATTGGTTGGCTTTTTGTAAATCTGGCCAATCTTTTCATCAAAAAGATGCTTCCTGACCTGATCAAAAGGGAACTTAGTCCTGAGGAGAAAGCCTATTATGCAGCTCCTTATAAAAGTATATCCAGCAGAAAACCGCTGCGTAGATGGCCGGAAGATGTACCCTTAGGTGGAAGGCCGCGAGATGTTCATGCCATTGTGAAGCGATACAATGAATGGTTGCAACAAAGTGAATTGCCAAAGCTTTTCTTTTATGCCAGTCCCGGAACAGCCAATAAAACTGAAACAGTTAAATGGGTGCAAGAGCATCTACCGAATACGCAGACCATTTATCTCGGAGAAGGATTCCATTTTGTGCAGGAAGATCATCCACACAAAATAGGGGAGGAGACGGCTAATTGGTATGACTCTCTTTAA
- a CDS encoding DUF4345 domain-containing protein, with protein MQNSKVLKIILGLCGLLMLIPGIMALVNPTGFVSRNGADIAENLVLLNDYRGTGGIMIASAIVMLLGILHSRMAFTSVVVAIAAHFSIAFGRLISLGMDGMPVKGQIAAMVVEFVLAGLAIFALTKYREKV; from the coding sequence ATGCAAAATTCGAAAGTCCTCAAGATTATACTGGGACTTTGTGGTTTATTGATGTTGATCCCTGGCATCATGGCTTTGGTGAATCCAACGGGATTCGTTTCCAGAAATGGGGCAGATATAGCGGAAAACCTGGTACTATTAAATGACTACAGAGGTACAGGAGGTATCATGATCGCAAGTGCGATTGTTATGCTCCTGGGAATCCTTCATTCCCGTATGGCTTTTACTTCTGTAGTTGTAGCTATAGCGGCTCATTTTAGCATTGCCTTTGGACGCCTGATTTCTCTTGGGATGGATGGTATGCCAGTAAAAGGGCAGATAGCCGCGATGGTGGTTGAATTTGTTCTGGCGGGACTCGCCATTTTTGCCCTCACAAAATACCGCGAAAAAGTATAG
- a CDS encoding PKD domain-containing protein, translating into MKKYTYLLLSLFSLTLSSTSLTHAQLNADFTADQIAGCRPLVVSFSDLSTDAVSWTWDYSVGSSTVQNPSAFFSLPGTYDVRLIVTDINGNTDTLIKENYISVYEFPTADFSVDQSTICANDIVQFTDLSNANSGQLTSWTWDFGNGKTSNDQNPSVSYPEAGSFPVSLLVSNEYGCTDNVIRPSLINVNAPDVSFSGSNLLACGAPHTVEFYSEGDTTGSHLWLFGDGNTSTDVNPIHTYTSDGSFSVSHIITDLDACVDTLRKDNYVGIGVNTLMASVVDSSICVNDTAFFVSNAPSNSNILWDFGNGQLDSVANPAVRYTSPGTYNVTAVVSDASGCNYNFAVVVEVSAYPNVSFTVADTTLGCSVPFQVDFVNNTVGAVDYFWTFGDGNLSTLENPSHTYTEVDSFTVTLIATGPTGCRAQIHPKDFIKIQEVEAGFFAEPRQGCAPLDVVFQDTTHSPYPIIDWQWDFGNGNTGNGYTTNNTYPNTGEFNVSLITTNTKGCKDTLLVDEYIKAGSFPNMDFTVTTDSTCALTEIQFTNLTQGAQDFVWFFGDGDTSQAENPMHGFLALGDMDVTLVASDRGCADTLTKTAFVHVKAPLPVIAKNAARLCFLPDSVTLYNLSEQADWSYWTFPDSSTSTDLISRYTFYEDGKQYFYLTAGNDSTGCVVTAQDSVVANDIKSRFIPDLTAGCVPFTVSFSDSSINAIEWKWYFGNGDSSSLQNPTYTYTEAGNYNVMLVVKNSFLCRDTLIYPNIQALGPDADFQITSGTTGCVPFDLSVEDMSTGTNTITGWDWDFGDGMNSNLQNPIHTYASPDLFTISLIVTDADGCQDSVRKSDVAFITQPIPNFAVNPPTNCLDVNSTFISIASGSGLFYTWDFGDGNTSHLANTFHNYADTGFYDITLHVVDVNGCDSSITKPNFVEIRELVANFWADTLAAPCPPLTVNFRADNSFPHIGVKWRWDFGDGATSSEVFPTHIYNSPGSYDVSLILESPEGCIDTMILENMVNIQGPVSSFSYTPLDGCLGTEILFTVDTVKQDISYEWLFGDGNQSTLDTVRYTYATPGMYFPILVAKDTLGCEVFTANSDPIEIYSPPSINFNADNQILCDAGSVQFQDLSSVPNSIIRSWKWYFGDGDSSDQKDPLHLYQGLGSYDVTLIVESNEGCIDSLTMSNFIQVVSSPSPGIVLDKVEGCAPLIVNFEGNFKPYPGQINDWSWDLGDGNQFLGQIGSHTFNDTGSFIINLDVVDNNGCVATTQDTVNVYGYPSFDFTVDAFEGCAPFVSSFNFISSDPIQAWLWDFGDGTTDTSANPVHTYAVDGVYTVSLTATNIYGCQSILTKDELIMLSHPISDFNMSETAICTGGSVYFEDESYGNFTINSWQWDFGDGNSSSLSDPLHTYSQSGVYDISLIITDINGCSDSLSIPNAVTVISDSLPEGVAITHVSVSSDSEVEIKYELYNNTKKDFKAYLIYREDAIGNFSLIDSVENLNQLDFTDQGLNTLQNVYCYKVVIKNQCLNTSLLSDAEQHCSIDIKSQSAGDQINISWNPYQGWPLLDSYNLYRVSGYGMNDAQLIASLSSSDTAYIDSSNLCEGAFSYRIEAIGPGGYISYSDTTIAFASPGALTDVSKVINATVENDEFISLEFSVADIKNASSFIIERDEGNGFTEIASEPITGQTGKFQDQKADVHNKPYTYRAFTADSCGTKTAVGQTAKSVHASASQAGNSIRLSWNAYEGWENGVESYKVQRFDDASQSYIEIQEIMGGITEFEDLSPLGGNSLNCYRVIAIELEGNRMVSVSNSNCVGLDPIMFTATGFTPNGDGINDVFKVTVSFVDSYQLTIYNRWGKVVFRTDNPQVSWDGRLQSGQLAPEGVYLYSVTGYGKRGKFVQNNGSVSLIR; encoded by the coding sequence ATGAAAAAGTACACCTACTTATTGTTAAGTCTTTTTTCACTCACGCTCTCTTCGACATCTTTAACACACGCACAACTCAATGCAGACTTCACAGCTGACCAGATTGCTGGTTGCCGACCATTGGTGGTAAGTTTTTCAGATCTTAGTACAGATGCAGTGAGTTGGACATGGGATTACTCAGTAGGTAGTTCGACCGTACAAAATCCAAGTGCCTTTTTCTCCTTACCCGGAACCTATGATGTAAGGCTAATCGTAACCGACATCAATGGAAACACAGATACCCTCATTAAGGAAAATTATATTTCGGTCTATGAATTCCCCACAGCAGATTTTAGTGTGGATCAATCGACCATATGTGCCAATGATATTGTCCAGTTCACAGATCTCTCAAATGCAAACTCTGGCCAATTGACATCCTGGACCTGGGATTTTGGAAATGGAAAAACAAGCAACGATCAAAATCCTTCGGTTTCCTATCCGGAGGCCGGCAGTTTTCCGGTTTCTTTATTGGTGAGTAATGAATACGGTTGTACTGATAATGTTATCCGACCTTCCCTGATCAATGTCAATGCACCAGATGTAAGTTTTTCTGGTAGTAACTTATTGGCATGTGGAGCCCCTCATACTGTAGAATTCTATTCAGAAGGCGATACTACGGGTAGCCATTTGTGGTTGTTTGGAGATGGGAATACGAGTACGGATGTTAATCCCATCCATACATATACCTCAGATGGAAGTTTTTCAGTCAGCCATATCATCACAGATTTGGATGCTTGTGTTGACACGCTTAGAAAAGACAATTATGTCGGTATAGGAGTGAATACCCTTATGGCATCTGTTGTAGATTCTTCTATCTGTGTAAATGATACAGCATTCTTTGTTTCGAATGCCCCCAGCAATAGTAACATCTTATGGGATTTTGGAAATGGACAGCTTGATTCTGTTGCTAATCCTGCCGTAAGATATACTTCTCCCGGCACCTATAATGTCACCGCGGTAGTTTCAGATGCCAGTGGATGTAATTATAATTTCGCTGTTGTGGTTGAAGTTTCTGCTTATCCTAATGTCTCCTTTACAGTAGCTGATACTACCCTTGGTTGTAGTGTTCCATTCCAGGTAGACTTCGTAAATAATACCGTTGGAGCTGTAGACTACTTCTGGACCTTTGGAGATGGGAACCTGTCAACCCTCGAGAATCCCAGTCATACTTATACAGAAGTAGATAGTTTCACCGTAACTTTAATAGCAACGGGGCCTACGGGTTGCAGGGCTCAGATCCATCCCAAAGACTTTATTAAAATACAGGAAGTAGAGGCTGGTTTTTTTGCTGAACCCAGACAAGGATGTGCTCCACTGGATGTAGTCTTTCAGGATACTACCCATTCTCCCTACCCTATTATTGACTGGCAATGGGATTTTGGAAATGGAAATACAGGCAATGGATATACAACAAATAACACCTATCCGAATACCGGCGAATTTAACGTAAGCCTCATAACTACAAATACAAAAGGCTGTAAAGACACCCTCCTCGTAGATGAATATATAAAGGCAGGATCTTTCCCTAATATGGACTTCACTGTCACGACAGATTCAACCTGTGCCCTGACAGAGATTCAGTTTACAAACCTGACACAGGGTGCTCAGGACTTTGTCTGGTTCTTCGGTGATGGAGATACCTCACAAGCAGAAAATCCTATGCATGGATTTCTCGCATTGGGAGATATGGACGTTACCCTGGTCGCAAGTGATCGGGGTTGTGCAGACACCCTTACAAAAACTGCCTTTGTACATGTAAAGGCTCCGTTACCTGTAATTGCAAAGAATGCCGCTAGGCTATGTTTTCTTCCGGATAGTGTGACCCTTTATAATCTATCTGAGCAAGCAGACTGGTCCTACTGGACCTTCCCTGATAGTTCAACCTCCACCGATCTCATTAGCAGATATACCTTTTATGAAGACGGTAAACAATATTTCTACCTAACCGCAGGGAATGACTCTACGGGATGTGTCGTTACAGCCCAGGATTCCGTAGTCGCCAATGATATTAAATCACGCTTTATTCCCGATCTCACGGCTGGCTGTGTTCCCTTTACCGTAAGTTTTTCTGATAGCTCCATTAATGCTATAGAATGGAAATGGTACTTTGGCAATGGGGATTCCTCCAGCCTACAAAATCCGACGTATACCTATACTGAAGCTGGCAACTATAATGTCATGCTGGTTGTAAAAAACAGTTTCCTCTGTAGGGACACCTTAATATATCCCAATATTCAAGCTTTGGGGCCGGATGCGGACTTCCAGATTACGAGCGGAACAACTGGCTGCGTTCCTTTTGATCTAAGCGTAGAGGATATGTCTACGGGAACCAATACGATTACGGGCTGGGATTGGGACTTTGGAGATGGGATGAATTCTAATCTGCAAAATCCGATACATACGTATGCTTCCCCAGACCTCTTTACGATATCTCTTATAGTAACGGATGCCGATGGCTGTCAGGATTCTGTTCGCAAATCGGATGTAGCTTTTATTACCCAACCCATTCCCAATTTTGCGGTAAACCCTCCTACCAATTGCCTGGATGTAAATAGTACGTTCATTAGCATTGCATCAGGCTCTGGCTTGTTTTACACCTGGGATTTTGGAGATGGGAATACTTCTCATTTGGCAAACACCTTCCACAACTATGCAGATACTGGATTCTATGATATTACCTTACACGTGGTTGATGTAAACGGCTGTGATAGCTCTATTACGAAACCCAATTTTGTTGAAATTAGAGAATTGGTAGCCAATTTCTGGGCAGATACCTTAGCTGCCCCTTGTCCTCCCCTAACCGTAAACTTCCGCGCAGATAATAGCTTTCCTCATATTGGAGTAAAGTGGCGTTGGGATTTTGGAGATGGGGCGACCTCTTCTGAGGTATTTCCTACCCATATATATAATAGCCCCGGATCTTATGATGTTTCTTTGATCCTCGAAAGTCCGGAAGGATGTATAGATACCATGATCCTCGAGAACATGGTCAATATACAGGGACCTGTTAGTTCCTTCTCCTACACCCCCCTCGATGGTTGTTTGGGCACTGAAATTTTGTTTACCGTCGATACCGTAAAACAGGACATCTCCTATGAATGGCTCTTTGGGGATGGGAATCAATCTACCCTTGATACAGTAAGGTATACCTATGCTACTCCAGGGATGTATTTCCCGATACTGGTAGCAAAAGACACCCTGGGCTGCGAAGTATTCACAGCTAATAGCGATCCCATAGAAATTTACAGCCCCCCTTCCATCAATTTCAATGCAGATAATCAAATTTTGTGTGATGCAGGAAGTGTCCAATTCCAGGATTTGAGTTCAGTTCCTAATTCTATTATTCGAAGCTGGAAATGGTATTTCGGAGATGGAGACAGCTCTGATCAAAAAGATCCGCTTCACCTTTATCAGGGATTGGGAAGCTATGATGTCACCTTGATTGTCGAAAGCAATGAAGGATGTATTGATAGCCTGACCATGAGCAATTTCATCCAGGTTGTTTCCAGTCCTTCTCCTGGGATTGTGCTTGATAAAGTGGAAGGTTGTGCACCCTTGATAGTTAATTTTGAAGGGAACTTTAAACCCTATCCTGGTCAGATCAATGACTGGAGCTGGGATTTGGGAGATGGAAATCAGTTTCTGGGACAAATAGGAAGCCATACCTTCAATGATACGGGTAGCTTTATCATAAATCTGGATGTAGTTGATAATAATGGCTGTGTAGCTACTACTCAGGACACTGTAAATGTATATGGCTATCCCAGCTTTGATTTCACGGTGGATGCATTTGAAGGTTGTGCGCCATTTGTGAGCAGTTTCAATTTCATTAGTAGCGATCCGATCCAGGCCTGGTTATGGGATTTTGGTGATGGAACTACTGATACCTCTGCCAATCCTGTGCATACCTATGCCGTAGATGGTGTGTATACCGTCAGCCTTACGGCAACGAACATATATGGATGTCAAAGTATTTTGACGAAAGATGAGCTGATCATGCTAAGTCATCCCATCTCAGATTTCAATATGAGTGAAACGGCCATATGTACAGGAGGAAGTGTTTATTTTGAAGATGAGAGTTACGGCAATTTCACCATCAATTCCTGGCAATGGGACTTTGGAGATGGCAATAGCAGTAGCCTGAGTGATCCTTTGCATACCTATAGTCAGAGCGGCGTATATGACATTAGCCTGATCATCACTGATATAAATGGATGTTCGGATAGCTTGTCCATCCCCAATGCAGTTACGGTAATAAGCGATTCTTTACCAGAAGGGGTAGCTATAACTCATGTCAGCGTAAGTTCAGATTCAGAAGTGGAAATCAAGTACGAATTGTATAATAATACCAAAAAGGATTTCAAAGCTTACCTGATTTATAGAGAAGATGCGATTGGTAACTTTAGCCTGATTGACTCGGTAGAAAACCTCAATCAGCTCGATTTTACCGATCAGGGATTGAATACCCTTCAGAATGTCTATTGTTATAAAGTAGTAATCAAGAATCAGTGCCTCAATACCAGCCTCCTCTCAGATGCGGAGCAGCACTGTTCGATAGATATAAAGAGTCAAAGCGCAGGAGATCAAATCAACATTAGTTGGAATCCTTATCAAGGCTGGCCTTTACTGGATAGCTATAATCTGTACCGGGTTTCCGGATACGGCATGAATGACGCTCAATTAATCGCCTCCCTATCGAGTAGTGATACAGCTTATATAGACAGTAGCAATCTCTGTGAAGGAGCTTTCAGTTATCGCATAGAAGCCATTGGACCAGGAGGTTATATCTCTTATTCAGACACAACAATAGCTTTCGCTAGTCCTGGAGCTTTGACAGATGTATCTAAGGTAATTAATGCCACAGTTGAAAATGATGAATTCATCAGTCTCGAGTTTAGCGTGGCAGACATAAAGAATGCCTCATCATTTATCATTGAAAGAGATGAAGGGAATGGGTTTACGGAAATCGCTTCAGAACCCATAACAGGGCAAACAGGAAAGTTCCAGGATCAAAAGGCTGATGTGCACAATAAGCCTTATACCTATCGGGCATTTACTGCAGACTCTTGTGGGACAAAGACTGCAGTCGGTCAGACAGCAAAAAGTGTACATGCCAGTGCCAGCCAGGCAGGAAACAGCATTCGCCTCAGTTGGAATGCATATGAAGGATGGGAAAATGGCGTAGAATCCTATAAGGTCCAAAGATTTGATGATGCTAGCCAATCTTATATAGAGATTCAGGAAATCATGGGAGGTATTACGGAGTTTGAAGATCTTAGTCCTTTGGGGGGGAATAGCCTCAATTGTTATAGAGTCATCGCAATAGAACTTGAAGGGAATCGTATGGTTTCTGTTTCAAATAGCAATTGTGTAGGACTAGATCCTATCATGTTCACTGCTACCGGCTTTACCCCTAATGGAGACGGGATCAATGATGTCTTTAAAGTCACGGTCTCCTTCGTGGATTCATATCAATTGACCATCTACAACCGTTGGGGAAAAGTGGTCTTCAGAACTGATAATCCACAAGTATCCTGGGACGGTCGACTTCAGAGTGGACAATTAGCTCCAGAAGGTGTCTACCTCTATTCAGTTACAGGTTATGGAAAAAGAGGAAAATTTGTCCAAAATAATGGGAGTGTCAGTTTGATCCGATAG
- a CDS encoding haloalkane dehalogenase has protein sequence MQSPREISAAFPFESKYLEVKGSKIHYIEEGEGDPILFLHGNPTSSYLWRNIIPYLTKQGRCIAPDLIGMGKSDKPELDYGFRDTYSYLEAFIQKMGLKNISLVIHDWGSGLGFHYAHQHPNNIKAIVFMEAVYRTVDMAAMPARIQRAFKLMRNPFFNWLMLGVANFFLKKMIPNAILRKISKEEHDYYKSPFPTIKSRKAVRIWPTEIAIDGSPKHTHDIISAYHEWLKESSIPKLCLYAEPGMLIPEKEIPWIVENFPNTEAVKIGKGLHFIQEDEPHNIGAAISDWYKSL, from the coding sequence ATGCAAAGCCCTAGAGAAATATCAGCTGCCTTTCCTTTCGAATCTAAATACCTGGAAGTAAAGGGGAGTAAAATTCATTATATAGAGGAAGGGGAAGGAGATCCCATTCTCTTTCTTCATGGAAATCCAACTTCTTCTTATTTATGGCGAAATATTATCCCATACCTGACTAAGCAAGGGAGGTGCATTGCTCCTGATTTGATTGGAATGGGGAAATCTGATAAACCTGAATTAGACTATGGATTTCGGGATACCTATTCCTATCTCGAAGCATTTATTCAGAAAATGGGGCTCAAAAATATTAGCCTGGTCATCCATGATTGGGGATCAGGTCTGGGTTTCCATTATGCACATCAACATCCCAATAATATCAAAGCAATAGTTTTCATGGAAGCAGTTTATCGAACGGTGGACATGGCGGCTATGCCAGCGCGGATTCAAAGGGCATTCAAACTCATGAGAAATCCTTTTTTCAATTGGTTGATGTTGGGGGTGGCGAATTTCTTTTTGAAAAAGATGATTCCCAATGCCATTCTGAGAAAGATTAGCAAGGAAGAACATGACTATTATAAAAGTCCCTTTCCGACAATCAAAAGTCGTAAAGCTGTCAGGATATGGCCGACCGAGATAGCGATCGATGGTAGTCCCAAACATACCCACGACATCATTTCTGCTTATCACGAATGGCTAAAGGAAAGTTCCATTCCCAAGCTCTGTTTATATGCAGAACCAGGTATGCTTATTCCGGAGAAAGAAATTCCCTGGATTGTAGAAAATTTCCCTAATACAGAAGCCGTAAAGATTGGAAAAGGCTTGCATTTCATTCAGGAAGACGAACCTCACAATATTGGCGCGGCTATTTCTGATTGGTACAAATCCCTTTAA
- a CDS encoding AraC family transcriptional regulator, whose product MVIKRESFDLRSKVALGRIQFKPPFKANSSMQDEARFVYVKNGKSRLNAPQARYELSTGDCLLMSCDQFVNTWLENEDDSANELTIFHFYPDILKYVYNDQLPDFFDKKGGQQLNRVEKFPSNEMILHFIHSLDYYFNNSSYITEELLKVKIQELVLILINTDSSGRMQSILSGLFRSPEYEFKEIINSNLYEDLNLEDLAFFAGLSLSSFKRKFKSIYGTSPNRYIKGKRLEKAKSLLEKEELRISEIAYDCGFNDIGYFSKSFHTMYACSPSDYRKSILSS is encoded by the coding sequence ATGGTTATTAAGAGAGAGTCATTCGACCTTCGGTCAAAAGTAGCTTTGGGACGAATTCAGTTTAAGCCTCCCTTCAAGGCCAATTCTTCTATGCAGGATGAAGCCCGATTTGTCTATGTGAAAAATGGAAAATCAAGGCTCAATGCTCCACAGGCCAGATATGAACTTTCGACCGGTGATTGCTTGTTGATGAGTTGCGATCAATTTGTCAATACCTGGCTGGAAAATGAAGATGATTCGGCTAATGAACTGACCATTTTTCATTTCTATCCGGATATCCTGAAATATGTGTACAATGATCAATTGCCGGATTTTTTCGATAAGAAAGGAGGACAGCAACTCAATCGAGTAGAAAAGTTTCCCAGCAATGAGATGATCCTTCATTTCATCCACAGCCTGGATTACTACTTTAACAACTCCAGCTATATAACCGAAGAACTACTCAAAGTAAAAATTCAGGAACTGGTCCTCATTCTTATCAATACAGATAGCAGTGGCCGCATGCAGTCTATCCTTAGTGGCCTTTTTCGCTCACCGGAATATGAATTCAAGGAAATCATCAATTCCAATTTATATGAAGACCTCAACCTTGAGGATCTTGCTTTTTTTGCAGGCCTTAGCCTTTCTTCTTTTAAGCGAAAATTTAAAAGCATATATGGTACGAGTCCCAATCGCTACATAAAGGGCAAGCGGTTGGAAAAGGCAAAAAGTCTGCTGGAGAAAGAGGAGCTGAGAATCTCGGAAATTGCCTATGACTGTGGCTTCAATGACATCGGCTATTTTTCTAAATCTTTTCATACCATGTACGCCTGTAGTCCCAGTGATTACCGCAAATCCATACTAAGTTCCTGA
- a CDS encoding AraC family transcriptional regulator has translation MIISHQHIELAGKIVFERLVFQPPVKSNSSMKEEACFMHVLQGSSRLYLPGEHINVQSRDSLLMKCGRYLNDWFANEEGEINEAVLVHFYPDILEIVFEEELPSFLQRKGNENSSQALKLRSDEMIKNYIQSLLYCFDQTDLLSEAWIKLKLKEIIFMLANSPYSAGIQDILSDLFNENQHSFKEIIQSHLYDDLNSQDLAMIAGYSLSTFKRKFKQVFGTSPNRYIRCQRLQKAQKLLTHSNQRISEIAYDCGFNDLGYFSRSFSTFYELSPSDYRKLHAHD, from the coding sequence TTGATCATTAGCCACCAACATATCGAACTTGCCGGAAAAATTGTTTTTGAGCGCCTGGTATTTCAGCCTCCTGTAAAAAGCAATTCGAGCATGAAAGAGGAAGCCTGCTTTATGCATGTGCTGCAGGGGAGTTCGCGGCTCTATTTACCTGGCGAGCATATAAATGTACAGTCGCGGGATAGTTTACTGATGAAATGCGGGAGATACCTCAATGATTGGTTTGCGAATGAGGAGGGAGAAATCAATGAAGCAGTATTGGTGCATTTTTATCCGGATATTCTTGAAATAGTATTTGAAGAAGAACTTCCTTCCTTTCTTCAGAGAAAAGGAAATGAAAATTCCTCACAGGCACTCAAACTCAGAAGCGATGAAATGATCAAAAACTATATTCAAAGCTTACTATACTGTTTCGATCAAACTGATTTGCTTTCAGAAGCCTGGATAAAATTAAAGCTTAAAGAGATTATTTTCATGTTGGCCAATAGTCCTTATTCTGCCGGAATCCAGGATATACTTTCTGACCTATTTAATGAAAACCAGCATTCGTTCAAGGAAATAATTCAAAGTCACCTCTACGATGATCTGAATTCTCAGGACCTGGCAATGATCGCAGGTTATAGTCTGTCTACTTTCAAGCGAAAGTTCAAACAAGTCTTTGGGACCAGCCCCAATAGATATATCCGATGTCAAAGGCTTCAGAAAGCCCAAAAATTGTTAACGCATAGCAATCAGCGAATCTCAGAAATCGCCTATGACTGCGGCTTCAATGATCTGGGATATTTCTCCCGAAGCTTTTCGACTTTTTATGAACTTTCTCCTTCTGATTATCGAAAGTTGCATGCACATGACTAA
- a CDS encoding SRPBCC family protein, with the protein MKSILKNGFVLLLMIAGLQAMAQKKAQSFTVSRDIPAEASAVWAVVGEDYGAVANSHPKIVSSSYINGSLKGGEGAERVCNFNEKGTKFTHEKQIEYDAENYRFKAQVFAAEGLYMDPDYSYAIYKVLPLGDNKSRLEIKMNFRTKPAFMGTIAKGKFMATIEDYALAVEHHVKTGEKVTKDNFKGIKEQYTD; encoded by the coding sequence ATGAAGTCAATACTTAAGAACGGATTCGTCCTCCTCCTGATGATAGCAGGCTTACAGGCTATGGCTCAGAAAAAAGCCCAAAGTTTTACCGTAAGTCGGGATATTCCTGCGGAAGCCTCAGCTGTTTGGGCAGTAGTCGGGGAAGATTATGGCGCAGTAGCAAATTCTCATCCCAAGATCGTCAGTTCCAGTTATATCAATGGCTCTTTGAAGGGAGGAGAAGGAGCAGAGCGTGTCTGCAATTTTAATGAAAAGGGGACCAAATTTACCCACGAGAAGCAGATAGAATACGATGCCGAAAACTATCGCTTCAAGGCTCAGGTTTTTGCTGCAGAGGGGCTTTACATGGATCCGGATTATTCCTATGCTATTTACAAAGTGCTACCCTTGGGCGATAATAAAAGCCGCCTTGAAATCAAGATGAACTTTCGGACAAAACCTGCATTTATGGGAACTATAGCCAAAGGGAAATTTATGGCTACTATTGAGGATTATGCTTTAGCTGTAGAGCATCATGTGAAGACAGGAGAAAAGGTAACCAAAGACAATTTCAAAGGCATTAAAGAACAATATACTGATTAG
- a CDS encoding DinB family protein, with protein MKYLIIISILLTQSCTQLHSQKQEEKTPMTHPAENQWLIEDLIKKWENNKQYSIEVLTAMPEEFYDFSPAKGMKSFREQASHIATGFNFQLKKSGLPSLPAVKNKSKASMIASYTEIFDALIQNLKNYPAAELGEEASMWYGSSTKLRMLNLMDNHLAHHRGQMIVYLRLKGIKAPSYIGW; from the coding sequence ATGAAATACCTTATAATTATAAGTATCCTCCTGACTCAATCCTGCACTCAACTGCATTCGCAAAAGCAGGAAGAAAAAACTCCTATGACACATCCTGCAGAAAATCAATGGCTGATTGAAGACCTCATCAAAAAGTGGGAAAACAATAAGCAATATTCCATAGAAGTATTGACAGCTATGCCTGAGGAATTTTATGACTTTTCACCAGCTAAAGGAATGAAAAGCTTTAGAGAACAGGCATCCCATATCGCTACGGGTTTCAATTTTCAGCTAAAGAAAAGTGGGCTTCCCTCATTGCCAGCTGTGAAAAACAAATCCAAAGCATCTATGATCGCTTCCTATACAGAAATCTTCGATGCCCTTATCCAGAATCTGAAAAACTATCCGGCTGCTGAGCTGGGTGAGGAAGCGTCTATGTGGTACGGCAGCTCGACTAAGCTCCGTATGCTCAATTTGATGGATAATCACCTGGCACACCATCGAGGTCAAATGATTGTGTACCTCCGCTTGAAAGGAATCAAGGCTCCTTCTTATATCGGATGGTAA